CAGCACTAGAACAAAAGTGGAAATGCCAGAAATTTTGATTGTAAGACAAAAATCTAAGCTTTCTCACTATATTATCACTTTGCTTATTTGTCTTAAAGCAAATTACATACAAGGTAATTAATCAAATAGTATAAACTGACAAGTTACTTTATCCCCTATTTAAATGACACATGGATTTTGTTGTATAAAGAATATGAAAGCAGTcaataaaacacaaatatgCAGCCATGAGTACATTAAGAATAATAATCAGAGCAGCTACAACGTGTTCCAATAACTCATACAAGTTTGTTATTGTAGCTATCTTTAATGTTGTGTGTTTCTCCAGTGACTGTAACAcacaagacaaacaaaatgCCAGTGAAATAACAGTTACTGTATTTAGCAGCTGAGAATTTACCACTTAAAAACATGATTTCTATTCCAAATTCTGTGGTTTCAAATTACATTTGTTCCTCGAAACCCTTTGTTTCTAGTACAAACAAATTTCTACAAAGACTAATCCAGTGAACAAAAAGAATCCATTCAAATAACACATACTACAGGAGAGGACAAAATTAGGAAAGATGCTGAACTTTATATGAAGATGTTTAAAGACGTACAAAGtttgattttatatttgaaGAAACTTCAGAGAGTGAGAGCCTTGTattctgcagcttctgctggacATTTTCTCTGCAGGAATGTTCACCGATTAGATTTTTTGTCTCTGATCTCTGAAacacagaacagctgaaatGCCTTATGCAAAGTAGCCGTGCTCATTGTATGTTAACTACCAATGGCCTAAAgccactttcctttttttttaagcagcatCCAAAGGGGACTCTGCAGTAACACCAAGCGATTAGGCAGGTATGCTGCAAAGATCATAGTTCCAGAACTTCCCATCAGCTTTGAGCTTAATGCAGTATGTTAGCAGCACCTCTTCAACCATTGCATGCATGAGGCTTCAGGACACTGACAGTTCGAAGCAATTTagatattattttccttttttatataatatacattgttaccattaaaaaaattaaagctcaAATTTAACAACTTACTGTTTGCATTTCCTTCAAACAGAAAGATATGACTTGTTTCAATTTCACTGTTTAGTTTTCAGGCATGCTAACATTTCTAAATGTAACTATTCtaactggattttaaaaaatagagtaCAGAGGAATATTTCCATTGGGTGCAGACTTTAAAAACCTACCCTTATGAGTTATACTATACAGCCATCAGTGTTTTGCAAAAGTAGCAAGAATTTCAGCACCCTCTCTAATCAGAGTTCTAAAACTCTTAGTTCCAAGTACTAGAATTCAATGCAAACTCTATTCAGTTACATAGGACCAAATCTTGTTGTCCTACAAGAATGCATCACTTTTGCTGACATCAATAGGAACTACACACATGTATATGAGGGCACCTGCTTCAATGTTTATGATGTCAAGTTCAAAAGCACAGAACTTCCACAGTACAGCTCTAAGAATGCTAACTAAGATTCCAGATCATAGTCTGGAAGAACTATATAATGAGTTTCAAGTCAGAGTCTAGTATtagtattttcttctgaaagccTCAGTCATTTCCGTGCAAGAAGAGACAGTTCAAGAATTGTTTCTTATGCTCCCACTTCCGAGATTGCTCCTACCACTAACATTTTTCTCATAAACAGGTAATTTTTGCCAAGGTAAACAGAACACAAGAATAGATCACTAAGTAACCTAGGACGAAGAACCTGATCTTTAATACATTGTCCCCTTGACTTCACATTTTAATGGGATACTACTAATCAAGCTGACCGAGGCTACTACATATACTTTAATGTATCATCCACATTCAATAAACATCAGGTCCCTTGGACGTGTAAAAGTTCTTGCTCAAGTTCTTAAGTTCAGACTCCTGTTTGTACTTGAACCTATCCATGTCAGTGATCACTGAGGCAACATCTTATGACAAAACTATCCTCTCAAGCCAATCCCACACTTCCTTCAGACAACAATTATGTTCTTCTGCAACTAAAACCATCAACCAAACCATCACAGCATCCCATAGCACCTCCAAGCCAACGACCACATAATACATCCATACCTATGGAGAGGCAGGTGTGGATGCCCTCTGAGACAAAGCTTTGACATGGAGACGCTCAAGCCTAGGTCAGTCTTATCTATGTACTGTAAACAGAACAGTGTACATTTAGAAATGTAATTGTTAGCCACTTTGTGCCTGAAATGAATCATGAACATAATCTCAAAGATTGCAAGTGGTCTGTTCTAATTTTGAAATGCAAGAATAAACTCCATTCATCAAACTACTCAGAAGTACAGGAACTTCACATTTCAAGTGGTTTTTTGATTCAAAGTGACACATTTTGAACAGGCTACCTGTGGTTTTTCCTCCCTCattgtttctctctctgcccAACAGAAACAGCATCTTGAAACTTATGGTCAAGAGGCATTTGGGGCAGGAGATAAATAAAGCAATTATGGCAAGGACACTAACTTGAAAATTGAATACCCCCAGAGAATGGTCTGCTTTTAAAAGAGGCAATGTTGCCATTGTATAGACTTCTACAGTTGTAGAATGTTTTCCCGGGGTCTGTGGACCAGCACAATTCTACTAGTGTAAAAAATCCCTTTTACAGACAAGTTCTAAGGAAATGACAAAATACACCATTCATATTTGATTTCAAATTCCCTTAAAACTTACAGTTATGTAAACAGAGATGTATGGTTGGAGTAGAGCTCTTCCTTAAGGgtaaaaaaaggaggaaaaaaaaaaaagaaaccaaagaaactGAAGCTCTTCAAAAGAACAGAAGGGAAGAATTAGCTCCCTCCTCTTACCATcacttttttttaactgtacATTCTCAATGATCAGTTGGAAGAGCTACTTTTTACTCCATCCAATATTGGACTTGTAGGGTTTTGGTTAAGTACAAGTTACCAATGTGTGATTTAGCATGGTGAGAATCTGTAGTGTAAATAAGACATTCAAAAATGTGTATCAAGTGTGATTAATTCAGGATTGCTgagatgaaataaataaataaacaccaAGTAAGAAATGAAAGTGGTCTGTTTTAAGAAAACTATTTCCAAATACAGCTCTGACTGTGGGTGAACACGTGTTTGCACTATCTTCTGCCACATTTTCCTGTATCTGCTTATCAAGATTTCAACCTTATAGACCTTCCTATCAAGTTAACATGACAAttaataagcaaacaaaaacccagtTAAAACAGTAAAAGGCATGACAGCTCCAAAACTGTTACTGGAGCCTTCAGAAAGAAACACTGTATTCTGGTGTTCTACCAAAGACTGCTATACAAAAATAATAGCAGTCAGTGAATATAGTCTGGATCCAATAAGGTATTAGCATGATGCTACACAGGAACAAACTGGGAACTGGTTTAGCTGATATGACAGATTCTCCCATTCTTTTTTCAGACACTCTGTTGCACAAGCAtttcaaactttttattttacctccattttttttaagtcaaatgATTCAGTCCACCTTAatgcagaagtaaaaaaaaagaaaatatcatagTAGGAAGCTGATAAGAGTGATTTCTTACACAGATTAAGTAACAAACTGCATTTGCTTAATAAAAACATATGCCAGTTCTTTAATAAAGTGACAGACTTCTACTCTGAAATTTAGCTTTAGGACTGACCatcaaaagagagagaaactcAGGGTTAGCTAACACTTGCAACCAAGACATGCATTGTGTCTGAAAAGAGAATATTGCACTAAGAGAAGAACCCTGAAAGCTCTAAACACCTCCTTCACTGACCTAAAAAAGTAACTAACCATTTTCTATAAGCAGTAGCAAACCTGGCTTGGTCCACATCCCTACAAGTCGATAATACTTTATCAACAAACCGGTATTCCATTTCTGGACCAAGAGAGTCCTGCACAGGAGCACGCTTCAGGCGTTTTGTTTCTTGGGTATAACCTTGTTTGCTGCTGGATTCATTCAAACCATCAACATCCATAGCTTGAGACATGTGACTTGTTGCAGGACTATGGTGGGAATTATTCAGACTTTCATCACTGCTGTCCACAGATGATACCACTGCACTCAGGAGAGGAAGTTTGTTGCTTAAGTGCTGTTGAAGGTAGAATACACACcttcttcaaaggaaaataagaaaaaaaagagaaagtcatgcactgaaaataatctgctgttgctgctgaACTGTTTCAATTCATCTGTCATCCCACCAGATTTCCCTCACAGACACAAAATCTGCTCTGTCTGTGCATGCTGTACTAGAAAGGGCTCCACGTCATTTTGGCAAATCTGCTGTTACTTAGTCGGGAACCTGCACCCAGCTAATGAAGCAAACATATTATACAGCCAATCTTCTATCtacattttgttcatttttttgttgtttaaacaTTTAAAGGGTGAGGAGGCTTATTAATAGCATCTTATGTCTCTTGCACAAATTATTGGGACAAGCAGAGCTTACATCCTAAGATATTTAAGCCAAATCAAATCTCCCACACAATAGTTCTGATTATGCTCCTGAACATTTTCCAAAGGCTTAATACATAGCTgcttaaaaatcttttattgaGTGGCACTTCCTAAAACAAGAACGATTTGTTTGGAAATCCCATGTGAAGAATCAAACAGAAATCAGAAGGAAGCTCTTTTGACAAGTCCTCTTACCTATGACACCACAAGGTTTCATGCCCTGGGTAATTATCAATCAGTTCACTGCAGAGTTCCATCTCTTCATCTAAACGGCGGGGGAGATCTATGCTTTGATCCTCTGCACATGCAGCTTCTGTCCCTGCactctcttcctccttctgaAGGCTCGGGTTTTGCTCATTTACCATTTGACTTTGTACCGGTATGTTGTTGTCAGTCACCGTTCTGTGTATCAAGGAATTGAGTAAGAACTGGCGGTAATGAAACCCACTGTGGTCTGAGACATGCATGGATACCCAATATTTAGTGGATGAAAGTTCATCGAGGAGAACCTGAAACAAAATGCAGGGACAGTTATCAACCAATATAAAGGAGAAACTTACTCCTCTGTATAAAAGTAATCTCTTCTTCGGGGATTTCAGCCACTGGTTTAAAAAAGGTTTAagaatacacagaaaaatgaacTACCACTGAGGCTTTTCTACTGTGTGCTGAAAAGCACCTTGGcatctctgcagaaaacaaattaatactTCTTCCAAACTCTGAACAAGGAGGTTTTTCAGAAACTCTCCTACAAGctgagtgggaaaaaaacccaaaccacttcTGATACTGAAATAAGCAGTGGTTTAAGAATCTCAAAATGGTTAGCAATAAATACTATTTAGATGAGGCATAAACTACATTGTCATTAGCTTTAAGAATTTTACTTTTCACCTAGCGGATTGTGGATGTCTGAAGGTGGGTGAGTTGCTTAAAACgaaaaaaccacaaacttaATTTACACTCTCATTTCCCATGAGAGGATGTCAACCatatcagtatttttaaagtccTAGAACCTGTGAAATACGAATACGGTACTTTTTCATAATCAGGTTGCTTGATTTTACTACCAAAGAACCCCTAGAAAGGCTTTCATTACAATTCTGGTAAATACCTAAATTTAGCTTTGTTTTTAGCTGCTGGCTCCTTTGAGTTGTCTATTAATTCTGAGTGCTCTTAAACCTTCAAAATTCATTTCTGGAGAGAAATGCAAGTTTGGCTCCCAGACAAAGCTTttactttgctttgctttctctgttaGAGCCAGCATTCTGTTTTTTGTTCACAGGCCTTAACCTCTTTCCTCACACTGCTTCTCCCCCAGAGCTTAAACTATCCAAAGAGATCAAAACTACCtttctaatttatttctaaaggCTTTTGGAAGTAATCTTGATAATCTTATGGTATACTCTTGCTTTTAACCTCTTCTCCCAAGCTACCTACATCACTTAACAGGATCAGCTGATGCAAAACAACTTTCGTAGGTAGAAGTCTTTGTTTTTGATACTGCAGCACAAAAACCACAGCCTCCCACAAAGAAAACCATGGAAACACACAAGGCTAGCTATAGAGCATTTTGGGGCACATCTGTTCTAAAAGAAATTGGAGTAAATACAATGCAAACAGTGTATTCTACCAAAGATAGAcaacatgttttttaaaagattttgcCAAAAGATACCAGCATTACCTTTCTTTCAGAGATCAGCAAAGAGAAGTGCAGTATTAAGTAACAGTCCACACACAGGGCTCTTAAGGGAGCTAAACCCCATGTCCAGATCTGTACTTTAAACCATAAgatcagcttttccttccttcacagAACTAAGCTTAGTGTTTTAAACTTCTGAACTTCTAAATTTAGAAGTCTATTAAGAATAACATAAGGCTCAAAAAAACAGATTGGCCTTTATTCAGCTGTGATTGATACTAGAAATGTTTATGCTCAACTGAGACCTTGGAAGAATCCAATTCATTgatctgaaatatttataagcTAAAAATTTACAGGGGAACGTCTTAATTACGCATTTTACTCCCTGTAAAAAGGGAGTAAAATTATTCCCAGCATCATTCCATACCTTAACCAGAACATCTCTTCtaaaaaagcaacacagaagAGGGCCATGAAAACTTCTTGAGATCTACAAAAAACTGAGCCTCCTATATAGGAACCTCAGAGTACCAGAGGAAGATGCTTCTAACAACtggaagtaaaagaaaaagccaGCCAATGTCTGAATTCCAAGAGGTTCTTTGTTACAAAGTCTGCTTTCTCCATTTCATCTCTATCAGTACAAGCCCTTGTACAAGCCCGTTGCCACTGTTCTGTGAAGAAAGAGGAAACTGAAAATGCCTCCCTCCCCCTCTTGACAACCTCTTTTCTACCTCTGGTGGCAAGCTGACTACCATGGAACAGGCAGCCTCCCCCAGAATACAACGTGTGCTCAGTGACCTTTGTCTCAGCCTCTGGGTCTGCAGGGGAAATGTAGAAACTTCTCCTCTGGGGAAATAACAAGGAACTGGGGAAACAAACTTGTAAGGATAACCAGACAAATGTAGCAACGTCCACTCACAGAAACTGGTATCTTAGATAACTAGTAGACCCAGTCATTTAAGAAAAAGCCAAGACCTTACTGGGGATGGCTACAAGAAAAACTACTTTATATTTTGTGAACATATTGTCTTTTGGGCGTAACACCAGAGAAGTGTTGCCTCATGACAATTACCCCACTacttgtttgcttgcttgttttattGTAGGGTCTGATCAATCTCCATCCTTTAATTATGAAATTGAATATTCCAatctaaagaaaacaaaaaagtttgTCAATCCTTGCTGAACTACCTCCTGTTTTTCTATCTGCATGATTTCACTGAAGCAACACAGGGTTTATGGATTTGAAGACTACAGTCCTACTACTCTCTTACCCTGGTTCTCTAACTAATCACACACCCACCTTTTAGTAGGTATCTGGAGCCTATGATCTAATCCCACTAACTAACTGTACAGTCATGTGAGAAAGCTGACATTGGGCTTTCCAAGGCAGTACTTCAATACCAGATTGGATTGGATCCAATCTTAGATTAGGTTCAAACAATCTATTCTTGGCAAATCCCTGATTTATGTTAATGAATACTATCTAAACACTACATAAACTTGCTAATGCCATTCAAATTCTGCAGctagaaaaatctgaaatttgaaaatattgaaagaagATAATGTTTGTGAGTATCTAGtgtaagaaagaagaaacaccTATATCCTGTGAGGAAATCCTCCTACTGGGCCAAAACTTTCTCCTGTagcattttaaatctttttcccAGATTGGGCTGAAATTCAGTCTGCGGTGCATTAGGATTATcaaaccaaatgaaaaagaataacCAAAATCGTATTGCACAGCCTACCTCTTGAAATCCTCCAAAGCAGGCCAACAGGTTTGTTAATAAACCTGTTATAATTAACAGgataaaaatgttaatgaaaaaatgttttgagaagTCATATTTAAATGATATTACAATAAACAATTTATGTTTCTGGGCAATTTCTGTAGTTTTGTTTCATACTACAGGCAAGGTTTATATTACAGCAGAAATACAACCGTAAATAATACAGGTACTCCTTAATTTCAGGCAACCTTGCAAGAACTAAATGGCTGTAGAATCAGGGACTGCTTCATCTGCCAATTCTTCAGCATGGTTCTAGTCCTGCATCTTGTTGAAATTTATCATACTTATCAGAtattcaaacacagaaattgCTGAAGGTGGAATATGAGACACCAAGCAAGTGAACAACCTCTGTCTGAAAGAATGGTAGGGATGCGGTCAGAAAAGCCAAGGCAAAGCTGGAACAGGACTTGGCAAGAGGCACAAAGAATAACAGGAAAGGATTGTGTAAGTACACAGGTCACAAAAAAAGACCAAGGAGAGTGCTTATCCCTGATAAGCAAGAATTGGTAGCAACTGATATGGAGAAGGATGAAGTACTGAGTTATAGTCTCAGTCTTCCTTGGTAGTCAGGCCTCCCTCCCACTTCTCTCTAGTCCTCTAGATTCTTGTGGGTTAGAATGAAGTCCCTCCCACTATAAGCAAAGAGCAGATTCAGAACCACTTGAGGAAGCTGAACAGCCACAAGTCTATGGCATCTGTAGATCCACATTGCAGAGTTCTGAGACAACTTTGGTTGATGTTGCCAAACCACTGACCCTCATACCTGAAGTCATGGTGGTTAGGGGAAGTCCCCAGAgactggaaaaagggaagtactgctcccatttttaaaaaggggagaaaggaagaccCGGGGAACTGGAGACTGGTAAACCCCACCTCTGTGGTTGGCAAGACCATGGTGCAGATCCTTCCAGAAGACAGGCTTGTCACATATGAGACAAGGAGGTGACATGAGGCAGCCAGTAATCGCACCTGAGCAATCTGGTGGCCTTCTATGACTGAGTGATAGCAGCGGTCAACAAAAGAAGGCCAACAGATGTCATGGGTGTAGATGTGTAAGGTATCCAATATGGGTTCCACATTACATCCTTACATCCAAATTTGAGACAGATGGATTAGATGCAAGATCTATTCAGTGGGTAAGGAACAGGCTGGAGGGATGCAGCAAGAGAGGAGTGGTCAATGGCTCTATGTCCAGGTGGAGACTGGTGATGAGTCCCTCAGGGCTGTCTTGGGACAGCTTGCTGCTCTTCAGTATTAATATCACACACAGTGGGATTaagtgcaccctcagcacaTTTGCAGATGGCACAAAGCAGGGCAGTGCAACTGACACAACAGAAGAACGGGATGCTAGACAGGGACATCTGAATGAACTTGAGAAATGGGCCCATGAGTTCAATAAATTGAAGAGtaaggtgctgcacctgggatggAGTAATCCCAGATGTGAGCACAGACTGGAAATTAATTAGCATGGAAAAGCACTTGGGAGTTCTCAAGGATGAAAAGTTGGACAAGAGCCAGCAACACCCACTTACAGCCCAGAAAACTAAgtgcatcctgggctgcatcaaaatCAGCAGGCTGAGAGAGGGGATTCTGCCTCTCTGGTCCACTCTGGTTGAGAC
This genomic interval from Ficedula albicollis isolate OC2 chromosome Z, FicAlb1.5, whole genome shotgun sequence contains the following:
- the PTAR1 gene encoding protein prenyltransferase alpha subunit repeat-containing protein 1: MWQDEIGLIPCPEARYNRSPIVLVENKLGVESWCVKFLLPYVHNKLLLYRQRKQWLNKDELIDVTCTLLLLNPDFTTAWNVRKELILSGTLNPLKDLHLGKLALTKFPKSPETWIHRRWVLQQLIQENSLPSLATKGNLGAAPVERIHRLVQEEMNVCSEAAGRYPSNYNAWSHRIWVLQHLAKLTVKVLLDELSSTKYWVSMHVSDHSGFHYRQFLLNSLIHRTVTDNNIPVQSQMVNEQNPSLQKEEESAGTEAACAEDQSIDLPRRLDEEMELCSELIDNYPGHETLWCHRRCVFYLQQHLSNKLPLLSAVVSSVDSSDESLNNSHHSPATSHMSQAMDVDGLNESSSKQGYTQETKRLKRAPVQDSLGPEMEYRFVDKVLSTCRDVDQARFATAYRKWLVTFLGQ